Within Bdellovibrionales bacterium, the genomic segment GTTCTCAAATAGCCAAGTTGATTCAAGAATTTAATGCGCAGACAAATCGAAATGTTCGGTATGCTTCCGCCTACATTGTGACAGATGTTCCTCAATTGGACGATTCGGCAAGGGCCAATTTTGGACTTCACGAGCCCGATTTTGAGGGAAAGAAGAAGGCCAAGGAACTTTACGCCCTCCTTGTTAAGCTTGTTTTGGGCCTTCCTACGAAAATGGGCTATTCCGCTCACAGTTCTCTTATTGCTCAATACTATTTAAGGCAGTTTCAGAGTTTTTCAGATAGTTCTGATTGGAACGGGATGAAGGATCTTTTTCAGGATGTTCGCTTCCGGCGGGATCGAGTGATTGAACTTTCCAGGAATGGAGAGCGTGTCTCTCGCGGATTAATTAAGATTTACGGAGACCTTTTGGCCCACTTTGAGAGCCATGCCTCTGCATCGGGAAACAGCTTGAGCAGAAGTAATTTTGTGCGATCCGGGCCTAATAACATTACAGGGGGAGATGGAGATTCGCATGCAGATAGAGACGCAAACGCAAACGCAAACGCAAACGCAAACGCAGAAGTCCATGGTGACTTAAGAGATTTACCTCTTGAGTATCAGCGCGCGATTGTGCTTCAATCGATGACCCGGTCTGCAACTCTGAATACGGGAGACGTCGTTTATCTTCGTGGAAAACGTGCAGACGTGGAAACCCTTGGCCAATCCGTTCAAGGAGCTCATCGGGCAGTAGATTGGATCTTTGAACACCGTCAAAGACCGATGACCGGGGCTGATGCCAAAGAACTCCACAGTTATCTGACCGAAGGAGTTCTCTCTACAGAATATCAAGGTTCGTTTTCGAACTTTAATTACACAGCGGTCATGGGTGAGACAAGGACCTCTGCACAGGTTCTCAATGAGTTCTTTGCTTGGCTGGAATCAGTGGAGCCAAGCTATCAAACTGCCATAGAGGCGTTCACGCGATACGAAGCGATTCATCCTCACAAGGATGGGAGCGGGCGTATGTCAGAACTGATTGCTCAGCACCTTCTTTTACGCGGAGGACTTTCGCCCCTTCTCTTTCCGAATCGATTTGATATTGACTACATTTTAACTTTGAATCGGAATGGGGGTTTCGTCGATAATCGACGAGAATTTGTTTCTGAACTTGTACGCAATACCGCGGTTTTTGCGGAGGGAATTCGACGAGCATCGATCCATAGTGCTGTCACCCATGCGAAATTTAATTCTGATAGTGGTCAAGTCGAGTTAGAAATGGACGATGGAAGAGAGCTGCAAATCAAGGTTTTTTATGCATCTGATAGGCCCATCGCTCTTGAGCGCGAGGTGCGCAATTTCGTCAAAGTGTCTGACCTCCCTGCGGAACTGCCTGCTGTTTTGGTTAAGAGGAAGGAATATGGGGCCCATTATGTCTTCGAACCGCGACGAGGTTGTCTTCGAACCCTCACGCAGAGTCCGTGAATTGTCACTTTTGCGCTGATTGTGCTGATTGGTAGATCAAACTTCTCTTTTGTATCAATGGCACGGAATCTGCAAAACTTTGCTCAAAAACCTGACTTCTAAATATCGAAATAGATGGTCTTTTCGGTAGAAGCGAACTTTTAGTCAGTGAGGAGACAAGGGTGAGTCAGCATTTAATTGATTCTAAAATATGGGGACATTCCTCTCGTCGTTCCTTAAAAATTTTTGGGCTTGCGGCCGGGGGCCTTCTGCTCGCTACAGTTGGCGGGTTGTCTTATTGGGGCTCCCTCGGGTCGGTTGAGCCAGGAGTGGTGATCGGAGTCACAAGTAGCCAGGTTCTGATTGAGTACGCTGATTCTCCCGAGACGAGAAAAACTATTTCTATTTCCCCCGAGACCGGAGAAGAAGTGGTTGGGTGGAGAGTGGGAGAAAAGGTTCAAATTTATTTGACGAATTGGAGTGGACCCAAAGGAGCTGAACGCTATAACGGAGATGCCCATAAGGTTGATCCTCCAGCAAATAAGTAGGAAGAACAGGGGATGAAGGTCAGAATGATCTTCATTTGTTCCGACCGAGAATTCTCAAAAGCCGTGACTACCTTTTGAGAGGTGGTTAAATAGAATCATGAAATTTCTCAATCAGGTGTGTATCATAAGAATTTTTGGTCTGAATTTGAGTCTGAGTCTCAGCTGGTGTTGCGGCCCCCTAGGGAGCTTGCTGGGTTTCGGTTTGTGTTTGTTTTCAATGCAGCAGCAAAGTCTGGCCCAACCGAAGCAAGGACAGGCCCAAGCGCAGCAGGAGAGGCCAGCAAGGCAGTTGCTGACCACCACGGTGGCCGTTGTCGGTGGGAGGCCCATCACCAGCCGGGAGGTGCAAATCGCTTTTCTTCTTGAGAGGGCGATGTATGGGAACAAGAAAATCCCAGAGAGCTTATCTCTCGAGGTGAAGGGGAAGGAATTTGATCGAGAGGTCGTCGCAAGTCTTTTGGAGTGGGTTGTTTTTCTTGAAGCGCAAAGTTTTTCGGCTCATGAGATTTTGGGTCCTGAGCTGGAGGTGGCGGAACAGAGAGCCCAGGAGACTTTGAAGAAGAATGTCCAGTGGAAGGGTCTCGCCGTCACTCGCTCTGAGTTAAAAAGCCAGTTGGAAAGAAAAATGCGAGCCAAAAGATTTATTCAATTCAAGGGTCGTAGCTCCGTGGTACCTGTGACGGACGATGAGGTTCGTGAGTATTTTGAGAAAAATAGGATAAAATTTGGCAATTTTCCGTTTGAGAAATTTAAAGATGATATCAGATCGTTTTTAGAACGTCAGCACGTGGACATGAGATTAAAAAACTGGTTTGAAATACTTCAAGAGAAGTACAAAGTGAAGAATCTCTCTTTGGATGTTTAATGGGTCTTATTAATTGTGATTCTTGGGAAATTCGGGCCCTTCGGGGGAGCGATTTTGCGGAGCTGCACCAGACAGTTGAGGCCGTCTATTCAGGTTCCCCATTTCCGATTGGGGGAGGTTGGAGTGAGGAACAGCTCGCAGAGGAAGGAATGTCAGGTAGTTCGCTCGGGGTCTTTTATAAGCCGTTTGGACTCACCTCCTTTGTCATCTGGCGCTGCTTTCCGGGAGGTCGTGAAATTCGGCTTCTCGGAACACACCCCCAGTGGTGCAGGAGAGGCATTATGGCAGAGCTTATGCGCTCGGTCATTGAGGAGGTTGATTCCGGCGAGGAGATCTGGCTTGAAGTTCATGAGGGAAATCGTGGGGCCCGTAACCTCTATGAAAAGCTAGGGTTTTCTAAAGTGGGCAGGAGACCCAATTACTATCGCGATGGTGCCGGTGCCGACCTCTATAGTAGGCTTTGTCCGTGAATCCAGACGAGTGAATAAGCTCTGATAATGACTTGCCTTTTATGTTTGCCTTCGTTATAAATCGAACACTCGTAAGGGGGCCAGTGGTCCTCTTTTTTATTGTGTCCGCGTCTGGTCGCGAGGGATCGGAGTGGTGTAGAAGGACAGAGATTTGAGTAGTTTGTCTGATGATGCTTTGGGTCAGATTCGTGAATTGGCGAGTGAAATTTGCCAGCGAGAGGGTTGTCTTCTATACGATATTCAGTTCTCTGGTGGATCTAGACAGAGAAATTTACGAGTGTTTATTGATCGTGCTCAAGGCGTAGTTTCTGTAGACGATTGTGCCAATATTTCGCGAGGCATCAACCTTCTGCTCGACGTGAGAGATCTCATTCCTGGCGGTGCCTACGATTTGGAAGTTTCTAGTCCGGGCCTTGAGAGGCAGCTTCTTGAGACCTGGCATTTCGAAAAGGCGATTGGTCAGCAAGTGAAAGTCTCCACCACGGAATCGATTCCTCTGCCTGAGGCTGTGGAAGCAAAACCTGGTAAGGGTGGTCCGTTGTCGGTTGAGGGTAAGCTTACGGAAGCATCGGACGAAGTGGTTGTGGTTGAGAATGATAGGGCAAAATAGAAAATTCCTCAACGAATTATTCGAAGGGCGAACGTAAAATTTGTTTTCAGTGAGAAGTCCGGAAGCAAAAAGAAGATGAAGAAGAGGTAATAGGGATGGCTGTGGAAAATGTATTCTCTGATTTGAGTCGTATGATTGAACAGGTCGGCAAAGATAAGGGCATTGATAAAGGTGTCGTTATTGATGCTGTTATCCAGGGTATGTTAGTGGCTGCTCGAAAAAAGTATGGGACTTATCGTGAAATTGAGGCTCAATATAACGAGGAGTCTGGTGAGATAGAGCTCTATGAATTTAAGGAAGTGGTCAACGACGAAGATTTTTGTGACGAAGAAGTTGAGATTAAGTTATCTAGTGCCCTCGAGTTGGACCCTGATGCTCAACTTCACGATTCGATTGGGCATAAGTTAGAAACCTCCGATTTGGGGCGAATTGCAGCTCAGACAGCTAAGCAGATTATCACTCAGCGAGTGCGCGATGCCGAGCGCGACCTTATTTTTAATGAGTTTGAGCAGCGAAAGGGAGAAATTGCCTCAGGAATTGCTCGACGAGTTGAAAGAGGGGCTATCGTTGTTGATCTTGGTCGGACAGAGGCCTACATCCCACCCCGGGAACAGATTCCAGGCGAGCAGTACAAGCCGGGAGATCGGATTCAAGGCTACATTGCTGATGTTCGCCAAACCACCAGAGGCCCTCAGATTATCATGTCTCGAGCTGATGAGCGCTACCTGATGAAGTTGTTCGAAATGGAAGTTCCAGAGATTTATGATGGTATTGTTGAGATAAAGGCAGCTGCTCGTGAGCCTGGTCAGAGGGCTAAGATTGCTGTGAGTTCTAAGGATTCTGCCGTTGACGCCTTGGGTGCTTGCGTGGGGATGAAGGGCAGTCGCGTACAGAGTATTGTGCAGGAACTGCGGGGCGAAAAAATTGACATTGTTAATTGGGACGATGAGCCAGCTCGATTTGTTTGCAATGCTCTGGCTCCAGCAGAAATTTCTAAAGTGTATATGGACGAGAATTTGATGGAAATGGAAATCGTGGTTCCGGATTCTCAGCTCAGCTTGGCCATTGGGCGAAAGGGTCAGAATGTTCGTCTGGCGGCAAAGCTCACGCGTTGGAAATTGGATATTGTTTCTGAATCGAATGCTTCGCAGAGAACAGCCGAGGCGATATTTAATCTGATGCTGATTCCTGGGATGAGTCAAACGATGGCACAGAATATTTTCCAATCAGGATATGGGTCTTTCCAAGCCATAGCTGAGGCACAGATTGACGATGTGATGAAGGTTCCTGGATATGAAGATATAAACAGGGCTAAGAAATTAGTTGAAGATTCAAAGGCTCTCCTCGCTCAGTACCAGCAAGAAGGTAAAGCAGTGCCAACGGCTCCAACGAAGACCCCAGAGGTGCAGTTGGAGGGAGATGCGAAGTCTCAGGCAGCGCAGCGTTTGAAAGAGGAGATGGTTCAGTTGACGGCGCAGGAAGAAGCGGCAGGTGGTGAGAAAACTGAGGTTGGCGGAATTCAGGAATAATTGAAAAATCTAAAGTGTGGTTGATTCGAGACAAAGAGATAGACAGCGGTATAAAGCGACAGTTTGGTTGAAGGAGAATGAGTGACCCAGCCCAAAGTTTATGAATTTGCAAAAGAGATTGGTATCGAGACTCTGACTCTCATGGATAAGATTCGTGAATGGAATCTTCCGATTCGAAGTCATATGGCTGGTTTAGATGAGGCCATGATCCTCGAAATCAAGAGCCGTTTTGATGCAGAGGCGGGAACAAAAAAAGAGACAAAGGCTAAAAAAGCCAAGCCAAAGAAGAAGAAGGCCACGACCACGTCCGTGCGCAAGGTCGTTACAGCCACTTCTAAGGCGGATGAAAAATCCGTGAAAGAAAAGAAGGCAGAGAAAGCCGCAGCGGCCCTACCAAAAGTGATTCGACGTAAGGCTGGAGAAAAAGAGGAGGCCGAGGCGGCGGCGGCAGCAGCGGCCCTGGCGGCACAAGTAGAAAGTCAGGAGATTTACACCTCAGAAGAAGTGAGTGCGACTGATGGGTCAGAAGAGGACTCTGATGCTGCAGCTCATTTGAGAGAAACAGGCTCCGAGATGAGTGCAGAAGGTGTGTCTCCAGATTCGATCTCACCTGAATCACCCGAGACGAAAACTCGTCGTAATATTGTGGGTCGCATGGATCTGAAGAGGGTTGTTCGTCCTGTGGCTCGAGCAAGCAGCACAGTTTCTTCATCAGGACCATCTGGAGCTGCAGGGACGGGGGCAGGGACCTCGCCTTTTTTTTCCGGGCAAGTTTCGGATCCTTCTCGTCCTCCGCGGCCGGGGGTTGGTCGGACTTTGAGAACTGGATTTGTAGCTCCCTCGCCTTTTCTCGATGAAGTTGTGATTGAGGAAACGCAGAAGGAAAAGGATGATAAATTAAAAAAGCGTCCTGGGGCGGGCAAAGAGCTTCCTTCGGCGGTATTTTCGGCTTCGGAGTTTAGAAAAAGAGAAGTTGTTTTCCAGCCAAAAAAGAAAAAGATTCCTGGTCGGGGAGAGGTGAGAAAGACTCAGATTACAACTCCAAAGGCCAGCAAACGAGTGGTTAAATTTCATCATGTAATTAAGGTCGGGGAACTAGCCAACCAAATGAATTTGAAGGCCCCTCAGCTGATTAAGAAATTAATGGGCGAAGGAATTATGGCCACGATTAATACAGATCTTGATTTTGATACTGTGGCTCTGATGGTACCCGAATTCGGTTTTGAAGCTCAAAATGTGGCTTTGTCGCCCGAGGGCCTGATAGAGGAAGCTGTTTTCGGTGATCTTTCTTCGGAGATGGTGCCTCGAACACCAGTCGTGACAGTGATGGGACACGTCGATCATGGCAAAACAACATTGCTTGATTCGATTCGCAACGCAGATGTCGCGTCCCGAGAGGCTGGAGGTATTACCCAGCACATTGGGGCTTACCAAGTAACTCTTGAAGATGGAAGTCACATCACCTTTATCGATACTCCCGGCCACGCAGCTTTCACAGCCATGCGGGCCCGCGGAGCTAATGTGACAGATGTTGCGATTATTGTTGTTGCAGCGGACGACGGGGTCATGCCTCAGACGGCCGAAGCCATTAATCATGCTAAGGCCGCCGGGGTCCCGATTATCGTGGCAGTTAACAAAATGGACAAACAAGGTGCTAATCCAGACCGAATCAAGCAACAATTGACTGAATTCCAACTCGTTCCTGAGGAGTGGGGTGGAAGCACGATCTTTTGTCCTGTTTCGGCTCTAAAGGGAGAGGGAGTTAAGGAGCTACTTGAGCAAATTCGACTTGTGGCCGAGGTTCAAGAGCTTCGCGCGAATCCGAACCGCTCAGGTACGGGCTTGGTGATAGAGAGCCGTATGGAGAAGGGTCGGGGATGTGTCGCCACTTTATTAGTGAAAGATGGGACAATCAGGGTGGGTCAGGACATTGTTGTTGGAACTGTGGCCGGTCGAATCCGGGCCATGAACAATGATCGAGGCGAGCAAATTAAATTGGCTGGCCCAGGCACACCCGTCGAAATTTTTGGTCTTCCCGAGACTCCTTTGGCTGGGGATCGTTTTGATGTCACGGAGACAGAAGCTCAGGCCCATGAAATTGCTGAATTGAGAAAACATCAGGCAGAGGCCGCGATCGCAAGTCTTGATAAAACCATGACGTTGGAGCAGATTTTTTCTAAGGTGAAGGCGGGTGCCGCAAAAGAGCTTTCGGTTGTGTTGAAGGCGGATGTGGCCGGCAGTTTGGAAGCCATCAAGGGGATGTTTGAAAAGGCGGGGACGGAAGAAGTCAAAGTGAAGATCGTTCACTCAGGGGTAGGTGGAATCAGCGAATCGGATGTGTTGTTGGCAGGAACGGCCCATGGGCTGGTTCTTGGCTTTAATGTTCGTCCGGATGGTTCTGCTCAAAAACTGGCAAAAGAGAAAAATATTGAGATCAAGGTCTATACAATTATTTACGAGCTGATTGATGATGTTAAAAAAGCTCTTGGAGGATTGTTAGCGCCTGAGATAGTTGAAAAATCATTGGGCAGAGCTGAAGTGCGAAATACTTTCTCGGTGCCAAAATCAGGAGTTATTGCAGGATGTTCTGTTTTGGATGGGAAAATTACGCGAAGTAACCAATTGCGATTGGTGCGAGATGGCCGAATTGTCTATCAAGGAAAAGTTTCCAGTCTGAAGCGGTTCAAAGATGATGTCAAAGAAGTGGCCTCGGGCTTTGAATGTGGGATCGGAATTGAAAACTTCAATGACATTAAAGTTGGTGACGTGATCGAGGCCTTCGAGGTTGAGAGCATCGCGAGGGAGCTCTGAGTTGTCAGGAGAAAGCAGGCGCATACAAAGGGTTGAAAAAGAACTTCGTCATGTTGTAGCTGGTTACCTATTAACTGGCCTAAGGGGGTCTTTTTCCTGCTTGATTTCAGTGACACATGTCAAAGTCTCACCGGATTTGCGCCACGCCAAGGTTTACGTTAGCCTCATGGGTGATTCAAAAACGAAGCAAACTGACTGGTTGCTGCTTGAAAAGCAAGTTTCGGAAATTCAAAGACATGTGGGCGCAAATCTCAAGCTGAAGTTCACTCCGCGATTGCAGTTGTTCCTTGATTCGTCTGCTGATGAGGTTGATAAAATCCAACGAATTTTGAATGATATAAAGGCGGGCGAGATGCAATTGCGACCCAGTGTTGAAGGCGAAGATGAAGGCTAAGGCTAAGCGATCTGAGCCAGGGCTTCATGGTCTTTTGTTGGTTGATAAACCAAGCGGGATAACGAGTCATGACGTGGTTGCCAGAGCTCGACGTTGTTTAGGAATGAAGGCGGTTGGCCATGCGGGGACCCTGGATCCTTTGGCAACGGGCCTTATTGTTTTGCTCCTAGGAGAGGCCACTAAACTATCAGATTATGTTTTGAATGCGGATAAGAGCTACGAAGTTAAGGTTCGGCTGGGCCTGATCACGGATTCTTTGGATATCACAGGAAGGGTTCTTGAACGTCGCGAAGTCAATGTTTCAGAAGAGACTTTAAATAGGGCGATATTGGATGCTCAAGGTGAGCTCTCTTTGCCTGTTCCTGCCTATTCAGCGGTCAAGGTGGGTGGAAAAAAACTGTATGAACTGGCTCGAGCGGAAAAACTGAGTTCCACACCAGTTCGCAGCATGAACTTTTTTAACCTGAAATTAGTTGAGTTTGGTCAGGATTGCTTCTCGGCTCGGGTCGATTGCCATAAAGGTGGCTACATACGATCCTGGGTTGAATTCGTAGGAAGAAATCTCGGTTGTGGCGCAACGGTTGAGGAACTCAGACGTTTGGGATCAGGCAGTTTCCGAGTAGAGAAGAGTCTCAGTTTAGAAAGTCTTGAAGAATTGGCGAGCCTCTCTAAGATGGAAGGGCGGGACCAACAGGCCTGTGGTGCCATAGATCCTCGGGCTTTTGGAGATTCATTTGTTTCTTTAAATCAAGCTCTTCCTCAGTGGAAGGCCTTGACCGTAAAGGGACGCGATGAGCATTTAATGGTGAATGGACTCGTCAGTCATGATCTGAGTCGTCGTTTGATATCAGAAAGAAAAAGGGCCAACAATCAACGTGTAATCGTGCCCGTGAAAATCCTGAGTTCTGCAACGGGTCAGCTCCTTTCCCTGATTGAAGCGATGCCTGAGGGTGGACTTAAGGTGAGGCGAATATTTCAGCTCCCGGCCCTCTGAGGACGTGGCAAAAAAGTCGTTTTTTCTTTCTCCACTTGCTCTTGTTTTGAAAGCCTTGTAAGTATGGCTACTTAATGCTCTCTGGGACGAAAGCCATAACGTTCCAATGGGGGTTTTTGGAGGTAACCAATGGCGCTTTTAGCTTCACAAAAAGAAGAAATTGTAAAAAAATTCCGTCAGTCTGAGTTGGATACGGGGAGCTCGCAGGTGCAAGTCGCTCTCCTCACTCATCGAATTAATCATCTAACTGAACATTTCAAAAAGAATAAAAAAGATGTTCATGGGCAACGTGGCCTTCTAAAACTGGTGAATCGTCGTCGAAAACTCTTGGACTATCTTCGTTCTCAAGATTCGGCTCAATATTCTTCGTTGATATCTGAGCTTGGTTTAAGGAAGTAATGTCTAAAAACTTAAATCTGGTTACCTACGCATCGAGGCCTATATCTCCGTTCCTGAAATGAGACGTCGCTGGCGTATGAGCCCGCGATAGGGGATTTGGTTGGTTTAAAACAAGGAGAGGAAATGAAACAGACAGTGACCTTTGAAATGAACGGTAAGGAAATCGTTCTTGAAACTGGTCGTTTAGCAAAACAGGCCGATGGTTCGGTCCTTGTTACCTGTGGCAGCAATATGGTCCTCGTGACCGCCGTTTCAAACAGGAAGGAGTCCACCATGGATTTCTTCCCGCTGACGGTGGAGTACGCTGAGAAATTTTATGCCTCAGGTAAAATTCCTGGCGGTTATTTTAAGCGCGAAGGCCGTCCCACTAATTTGGCTACTCTAACAGCTCGAATGATTGATCGCCCGGTTCGTCCTTGTTTTCCCGAGGGCTATCGTTATGAGACTCAGCTGGTCGCCACAACTCTGAGCTATGATGGCTCCTGCCCCATTGATATTTTGGCCAGCATCGGTGCGAGCGCTGCTCTTCATGTCAGTGATATCCCCTTCAATGGCCCAACTTCGGCCGTTCAAGTGGTACGAGTGAAAGGGAAATTCATCGCGAATCCGACACCGGAGCTTCTCAGCGAATCGGATATGGATATTGTTGTAGCTGGGACACGTAATGGTATTTTGATGGTTGAGGGGGAGCTTCACTTTATCTCTGAAGCCGACGCTTTGGCAGCATTGAAGTTTGCCCATCAAGCCATGATGCCTTCCTTTGATGCTCAGGATAAATTGAAATCCTTGGCTGGAAAAAAGAAGCGTGATTTTACACCCGTATTTCCGGATGCGTCTTTCAAAAGCGAAGTGAAGGATTTCGCTGCACCCAAGGTTGCAGCGGCCTTAAAAATCAGAGAAAAGTTAGAACGATACGCGGCCCTGGATGCGGTCCTTGCTGAGGCAAAGGCGAGGTTTTTGGCAGCTGATGAGGACAAAGAGGTACTTGCGAAGAGAGCAAAGGACCTGAATTCCATTTTTGAAGATGTGAAATACTCGGTGGCTCGAAATTTAGTTCTCGACACGGGCTTTCGAATTGATGGTCGATCAACTACTCAGATACGCCCCATTGCCTGTGAAGTTGCTTTGTTGCCGAGGGCACACGGGTCTGGATTGTTTACTCGTGGAGAGACCCAGGTTCTTGGGACAGTGACTCTTGGTACAGGCGATGACGAGCAAATGATTGATGCGTTGAGTGGTTTGGTAAAGAAAAAATTTATGCTTCACTATAATTTTCCTCCTTACTGTGTTGGAGAGACGGGGCGTATGGGGGGACAGAGTCGTCGTGAGATTGGTCATGGATTTTTGGCGGAACGTGCTATTCAAGTCGTACTTCCAGACTATGACAAGTTTCCCTATGTGGTTCGTATTGTGAGTGAGGTTTTAGAATCAAATGGCTCAAGTTCAATGGGAACAGTTTGTTCTGGAATTTTGGCTTTGTTAGATGCTGGCGTCCCTATTAAGGGAAACGTCGCTGGAATCGCAATGGGACTGATCAAAGAGGGCGATCGAGTGGCAGTTCTAAGTGATATTCTCGGTGATGAGGATCACTTGGGAGATATGGACTTTAAGGTTGCAGGTACCAGCAAGGGCATCACTGCTTTGCAAATGGATATCAAGATTGACTCCATTAGCTTTGATATTATGGAGCAGGCTTTGAATCAGGCTAAGGAAGGTCGCGATCACATCCTAGGGAAGATGGAGGAAGTGATTCGGTCTCCTCGCGGTGAGATCTCTCAGTTTGCTCCACGTATTGAAACTATTCAAATTAAGTCAGAGAAGGTTCGTGAAGTGATTGGTGCCGGAGGAAAGGTCATTAAGGGGATTATCGAAGAAACAGGTGTGAAGATCGATATTGAAGATGGTGGGAAAATCCATATTTCTTCAGTGAACCCTGAGGCGACCAAGAGGGCGATCATGATGATACGAGACATTTGCGCAGAAGCCGAAGTGGGCAAAGTGTATTCTGGCAAGGTCGTTAAAATTATGGATTTTGGAGCCTTTGTCGAGATTTTTCCAAATACAAGCGGGCTTCTTCATATTTCTGAAATTGCTCATGAGCGCATTAGAACTGTGTCAGAGGTTCTTAATGAAGGGGATGACGTGGAAGTCAAAGTTCTCGATGTGGATCGAGCTGGACGTATCAAGCTGAGCCGCAAGGTTCTCCTTGAAAAGCCACAGTGAGGTAAATATCAGGGGAAAAACTGCGGCCTTTGATTTTCAGCCGGAATTTCGTAAAACTATCTTGGATAATGGTGTTCGAGTTGTTACTGAGCATCACCCTTTTTCTCGGTCCACTTCAGCTGCAATTTATGTGGAGATAGGAACGAGAGATGAGTCCAAAAGAATTAATGGGGCAGCTCATTTTGTAGAACACCTCGTTTTTAAGGGGACCAAGTCGCGCTCTGCATTTGAAATAGCTAAAAGTCTTGAATCTGTCGGAGGTGAGCTCAACGCATATACCTCTCGAGAGGTGACCTGTTTTCATGCGACCAGTTTGCGTGAGCATTTGCCTCTCAGTCTGGACGTTTTGGTCGACTTGGTTGGGGGTGCTGTTTTTGATTCCAAAGAATTTGTTAAAGAGAAGGATGTGATCCTTCAAGAAATTGATATGTCGTCAGAAGTGATCGAAGATTACATTTTTGATTTGTATTTTGAAAAGGCGTACTCTGGTCACTCACTTGGAATGCCAATCCTTGGCACCCCAAAATCTCTAAATCGCATTTCTCGCAAGGATTTATTTGATTTTTATCATCATCGATATGGTGGTCGTAATTTGGTGGTGAGCGTTGCTGGTGATGTGGATCATGATAGGGTGTTAGAATTGGTTGGTAAATCACTGAGTCGCTCAAAAAATGATTCAGTGAGAAAGAAGCGGGTGAGGCCAAAGCAGAAGGCCTTTACGCAAGTCATCTCTCGCCCCAGTGAACA encodes:
- the pnp gene encoding polyribonucleotide nucleotidyltransferase, with the translated sequence MKQTVTFEMNGKEIVLETGRLAKQADGSVLVTCGSNMVLVTAVSNRKESTMDFFPLTVEYAEKFYASGKIPGGYFKREGRPTNLATLTARMIDRPVRPCFPEGYRYETQLVATTLSYDGSCPIDILASIGASAALHVSDIPFNGPTSAVQVVRVKGKFIANPTPELLSESDMDIVVAGTRNGILMVEGELHFISEADALAALKFAHQAMMPSFDAQDKLKSLAGKKKRDFTPVFPDASFKSEVKDFAAPKVAAALKIREKLERYAALDAVLAEAKARFLAADEDKEVLAKRAKDLNSIFEDVKYSVARNLVLDTGFRIDGRSTTQIRPIACEVALLPRAHGSGLFTRGETQVLGTVTLGTGDDEQMIDALSGLVKKKFMLHYNFPPYCVGETGRMGGQSRREIGHGFLAERAIQVVLPDYDKFPYVVRIVSEVLESNGSSSMGTVCSGILALLDAGVPIKGNVAGIAMGLIKEGDRVAVLSDILGDEDHLGDMDFKVAGTSKGITALQMDIKIDSISFDIMEQALNQAKEGRDHILGKMEEVIRSPRGEISQFAPRIETIQIKSEKVREVIGAGGKVIKGIIEETGVKIDIEDGGKIHISSVNPEATKRAIMMIRDICAEAEVGKVYSGKVVKIMDFGAFVEIFPNTSGLLHISEIAHERIRTVSEVLNEGDDVEVKVLDVDRAGRIKLSRKVLLEKPQ
- a CDS encoding insulinase family protein — translated: MKSHSEVNIRGKTAAFDFQPEFRKTILDNGVRVVTEHHPFSRSTSAAIYVEIGTRDESKRINGAAHFVEHLVFKGTKSRSAFEIAKSLESVGGELNAYTSREVTCFHATSLREHLPLSLDVLVDLVGGAVFDSKEFVKEKDVILQEIDMSSEVIEDYIFDLYFEKAYSGHSLGMPILGTPKSLNRISRKDLFDFYHHRYGGRNLVVSVAGDVDHDRVLELVGKSLSRSKNDSVRKKRVRPKQKAFTQVISRPSEQVHMLIGFPSGAFTDSARFESYIVNAVLGGGMTSRLYQKVREDRGLVYSIYSYLHSFTDCGSIMIYAGSSQKNAPNVLKIISMEIKKLLKRGLSKKELEFFKTQVKGSILLGSDDVESRMNSIAVNEMVFGEYRPVDEVVAQIDRVSLGSIHEYLERFIDFNKSGVMLVGDVNEERGSRWVENSFEK